AAGACAAAGAAACTGTAAGCGATTAAACCGCTTACAGCTATTGCAATGATTGTTTTTATAAAATCTAATTTCATAATTTTAAATTGTTGGTGGCGGTGGTGGAATGGTTGAAAATACACTTGCAAGTTCAGGGACATTACTTGCCAATTCCCAAGCCGACATTCCCTCTTTCCAAACGTGATGCTGTTGTGTAAACTGTCCGTTTGGTACGGATAGTTTCAGTTGTTCAATTGTAAATTGTCCTAATTGTTGTCCGTTCAGTGCAACGTGATAGGTTGATACAGGCGGTGGTGGCGGTGTGTTATTCATATTGTTCATCATTCCGCCCATTTGGTTACCCATTGCTCCGCCAATTCCCATACCAACCATTAGTCCCGCTGCATTTAATCCGCCTCCGCCACCTAAATCTACATTGCCCATTCCCCCAAGATTTTCGGCTGCAGTTTTTAGCACATCTGTTTGTTGATTGAGCTGATGAACGGCAAAGTTTTTACCTTCAACACCCATTTCCATATCTTTTCGTTGGATACGTGTGGTTTCGGATAGGTTTTCTATTTCAATATCCGTTTTGGCTTCGGCAAATTTCGTTTGTTGGTCGGCAGTTGTCTTTTTGAGTTGTTGATAATGCGGATGCTCTTTATCTAATTCAATTGCTCCAATGTCCAATCGTTTTAGATTTACGCCAAAATGGTCTTCCAAATCGGTTTTTATTTTGGATTGGATGATGTCGCTTATTTCGTCAATTTTTCTTTCAATTTGCATTACAGGAATATTATTGTCCTGTGGAGTATTTAAGATAACCGATTTTGCTTTTCGCTGAAAAAAATCTTTGATTTGCTTTTTGAAATCGTCTAAATCAAAATTAACCAAACGGTTGAGTTTGATAAAGTTTTTGTAGTCAGTCAAATTAAAAGTAAGTGTTCCACGAACGGCACAAGGAACACCTAAATCTATAAATCTCGGGTCGTACAAATCAAAATACGGAATACCGAATTTGA
This genomic stretch from Chryseobacterium sp. POL2 harbors:
- a CDS encoding SPFH domain-containing protein; the protein is MGLFSKKSEGGLMDVIRCDEQEYLVWKWRPSGSANSTNKENAIRYGSSLRVKDGELAVFFYKQNDGSMQDFIHGPHDQTIKSANFPILTNIVGTAFGGSSPFQAEIYFINLSGNVQIKFGIPYFDLYDPRFIDLGVPCAVRGTLTFNLTDYKNFIKLNRLVNFDLDDFKKQIKDFFQRKAKSVILNTPQDNNIPVMQIERKIDEISDIIQSKIKTDLEDHFGVNLKRLDIGAIELDKEHPHYQQLKKTTADQQTKFAEAKTDIEIENLSETTRIQRKDMEMGVEGKNFAVHQLNQQTDVLKTAAENLGGMGNVDLGGGGGLNAAGLMVGMGIGGAMGNQMGGMMNNMNNTPPPPPVSTYHVALNGQQLGQFTIEQLKLSVPNGQFTQQHHVWKEGMSAWELASNVPELASVFSTIPPPPPTI